The Phragmites australis chromosome 15, lpPhrAust1.1, whole genome shotgun sequence genome window below encodes:
- the LOC133892159 gene encoding uncharacterized protein LOC133892159, with product MRRFVRAIVEVFGDEYLRAPNEEDTARLLDMNQRRGFPGMLGSIDCIYWRWKNCPTAWSGSLNDINVLHRSHLLDNLAAGVAPKVHYSINGHYYTMGYYLADGIYPEWATFVKPIQAPVGRKRQHFVVQQAAARKDVEQAFGVLQSRFPIVRGAARFWDQETLNDIMTACIIMHNMIIKDERPEGEVKYVYEGLGEDAVPSHEPTPPPHLKHLCKGMGELEANRLIINSGTT from the exons ATGAGGCGGTTCGTGCGTGCTATTGTCGAAGTGTTCGGTGACGAGTACCTCCGTGCTCCGAACGAGGAGGACACTGCTCGATTGCTGGATATGAACCAGCGTCgagggttccccgggatgctTGGAAGCATTGATTGCATAtattggaggtggaagaactgtcccACGGCGTGGTCCG GTTCATTGAACGACATCAATGTGCTCCACCGGTCACATCTCCTCGACAACCTTGCTGCCGGTGTAGCACCCAAGGTACACTACTCCATTAATGGACACTATTACACAATGGGGTACTATCTTGCAGACGGCATCTATCCGGAGTGGGCGACGTTTGTGAAGCCCATACAAGCTCCAGTTGGCAGGAAGCGGCAACACTTCGTGGTGCAGCAGGCGGCTGCACGAAAGGATGTTGAACAGGCATTTGGAGTATTGCAGTCTCGATTTCCCATAGTCCGTGGAGCTGCGAGGTTCTGGGATCAGGAGACCCTGAATGACATAATGACGGCCTGCattatcatgcacaacatgataatcaAAGATGAGAGACCGGAAGGGGAAGTCAAATATGTGTACGAGGGTTTGGGCGAGGACGCGGTGCCGTCCCACgaaccaaccccccccccccacttgaAGCATTTATGCAAAGGTATGGGCGAATTAGAAGCCAACCGGCTCATCATCAACTCCGGGACGACATAG